A single window of Methanomassiliicoccus sp. DNA harbors:
- a CDS encoding Rab family GTPase, producing MEKKKIIRKVCLLGDGGVGKTSLIGRYVLNSFSDNYIMSFGTKVSKKVIELDDVQLTLMIWDILGQKSQKALHGAYYNGANGALLVCDNSRPDTLLKLPEWKRDLEEVTGTVPLIPLVNKADLPSSLGAEEVGEVKKVLGNDFLYTSAKTGAGVQDAFERLGRQILGVSP from the coding sequence ATGGAGAAGAAGAAAATTATCAGAAAGGTCTGCCTCCTTGGGGACGGGGGAGTCGGAAAGACGAGCCTGATAGGCAGGTATGTCCTCAATAGCTTCAGTGACAATTATATTATGAGCTTCGGTACCAAGGTATCCAAGAAAGTAATCGAGCTTGATGATGTCCAACTAACGCTCATGATATGGGACATCCTTGGTCAGAAATCCCAGAAGGCGCTCCATGGCGCCTATTACAACGGCGCTAACGGCGCCCTCCTAGTATGCGACAACTCCCGGCCGGATACGCTGTTGAAACTGCCGGAGTGGAAGCGTGACCTCGAGGAGGTCACCGGAACCGTGCCGCTCATCCCACTTGTGAACAAGGCCGACCTGCCCTCATCCTTGGGCGCCGAGGAGGTGGGCGAGGTCAAGAAGGTCCTCGGCAACGATTTTCTGTACACCAGCGCTAAGACCGGGGCTGGGGTCCAGGACGCGTTCGAGCGTCTCGGCAGGCAGATCTTGGGGGTGTCCCCCTGA
- a CDS encoding pitrilysin family protein yields the protein MADQIQTHRTPEGIPVIVECLPSAHSASFSVYFGTGSRDETDEQAGIAHMLEHMLFKGTENRTARQMAEEIEAAGGEQNGYTTKEVTSYQAYALEETVEVGEAILADMVLHPLLSMDCLATERNVVIQEIRMLENDPEDNIHVLFNETLWGNHPMGRSEAGSVGTVSSLSDKDIRSFFQSHYRPPKMAVVAVGNVNEGQVMEWASRSFDDLDVKRSSGTRDAPAPMAQFRVFPRDDKQAYVGLGFPGLSAVDPDRFAQRLLASLLGMGTSSRLFQEIRERSGLVYEIYASSGSYTDCGSFSVFYNTAVKDQEKVARLVAKEIGRLKAEGLEKGELQRSKNLWKGAYVRRLESTESRMVRLGEVFMASGEVLTPEETLCRMEAVTEESVLKVAQQVLVRNKLAIAMHAPGKESEVQARSLEDLDM from the coding sequence ATGGCCGACCAGATACAAACCCATCGCACTCCTGAAGGCATTCCGGTGATCGTGGAGTGTCTCCCCTCTGCTCATTCCGCGTCCTTCTCGGTGTACTTCGGCACGGGCTCCCGAGACGAGACCGACGAGCAGGCGGGTATCGCTCACATGCTGGAGCACATGCTGTTCAAGGGGACCGAGAACCGCACCGCCCGGCAGATGGCCGAGGAGATAGAGGCGGCGGGCGGGGAGCAGAACGGCTACACCACCAAGGAGGTCACTAGTTACCAGGCCTACGCCCTGGAGGAGACGGTGGAGGTCGGTGAGGCCATCTTGGCGGACATGGTGTTGCACCCCCTTCTGTCCATGGATTGCCTTGCTACCGAGCGGAACGTGGTGATCCAGGAGATCAGGATGCTGGAGAACGACCCTGAGGATAACATCCACGTGCTCTTCAATGAAACCCTATGGGGCAACCATCCCATGGGTCGCTCGGAAGCGGGTTCGGTGGGCACGGTGTCCTCGCTATCGGACAAGGACATCCGCTCCTTCTTCCAATCTCATTATAGGCCTCCCAAGATGGCCGTGGTGGCGGTGGGCAACGTCAATGAGGGACAGGTGATGGAGTGGGCCTCCCGTTCGTTCGATGATCTTGACGTCAAGAGGTCCTCGGGGACCAGGGATGCCCCCGCCCCCATGGCCCAGTTCAGGGTGTTCCCCCGCGATGACAAGCAAGCCTACGTGGGCTTGGGCTTCCCCGGCCTGAGCGCGGTGGACCCCGACCGTTTCGCCCAGCGTCTGCTGGCATCCCTGCTGGGAATGGGCACATCCTCCCGCCTGTTCCAGGAGATCAGGGAGCGTTCCGGCCTGGTGTACGAGATATATGCGTCATCGGGCAGCTACACCGATTGTGGTTCGTTCAGCGTGTTCTACAACACCGCGGTGAAGGACCAGGAGAAGGTGGCCAGGCTGGTGGCAAAGGAGATCGGACGGCTGAAAGCCGAGGGGTTGGAGAAGGGCGAGCTGCAGAGGTCCAAGAACCTTTGGAAGGGAGCGTACGTCCGCCGGCTGGAGAGCACCGAGTCCCGGATGGTCCGCCTGGGCGAGGTGTTCATGGCCAGTGGGGAGGTGCTCACTCCCGAGGAAACGCTGTGCCGGATGGAAGCGGTGACCGAGGAGAGCGTCCTCAAGGTCGCCCAGCAGGTCCTGGTGCGAAACAAGCTGGCCATCGCCATGCATGCGCCGGGCAAGGAGAGCGAGGTCCAGGCCCGTAGCCTTGAAGACCTAGATATGTAA
- a CDS encoding hydrogenase maturation protease, which translates to MRNRTLVLGIGSPIMCDDAIGLRVLQELKNRGTPDVDLEEACVSGLDLIEIMLDYELVIVVDAIIKSGHPAGTIMVLSPEDFSDTVHGTNPHEANVATTLALGRTLEPDRFPKKILFVAVEANDVFTVSEEMTPEVEAALGCTVDKVLELIAQN; encoded by the coding sequence ATGAGAAACCGAACGCTTGTGCTTGGCATAGGGAGTCCGATCATGTGTGACGACGCCATCGGCCTGAGGGTCCTGCAGGAGCTTAAGAACCGGGGGACTCCGGATGTGGACCTCGAGGAGGCCTGCGTCAGCGGGCTGGACCTCATCGAGATCATGCTCGACTACGAGCTGGTCATCGTTGTCGATGCAATCATCAAGTCGGGTCATCCCGCGGGCACGATTATGGTGTTGTCCCCCGAGGATTTCAGCGATACCGTTCATGGCACCAACCCCCACGAGGCCAACGTGGCCACCACCCTGGCGCTGGGGAGGACCTTGGAGCCTGACAGGTTCCCCAAGAAAATTTTGTTCGTGGCGGTGGAGGCGAACGACGTGTTCACCGTCAGCGAGGAGATGACCCCCGAGGTGGAGGCAGCCCTCGGCTGCACAGTGGACAAGGTCCTCGAACTCATCGCCCAAAATTGA
- a CDS encoding LysR family transcriptional regulator: MTAHELKLEPAVTLRVGKATLTTRQLEVLRAVYEEGSQNRAAARLGIAAPVLNRHLAHIEAKAGTALLSASPRGTDLNEEGERIALEYIALSKRVASTGGTVIGGTVITEEMLFAAMTAADPDGECDLIISDDQRNLKDFRAGLMDIIVLDDPMYLFDLESVSWQEVATDRLLHVDRGPRYARCMYGAQRIGFRHLESIGMEYAVVRTFRSAEQMASSGLSYFINESLALRKGLKVRSDTDPSRLVHQINAVYRRETPRVRRLVTALRKVGRRV, from the coding sequence ATGACTGCCCACGAACTGAAGCTGGAGCCTGCGGTGACCCTCAGGGTAGGTAAGGCCACTCTGACCACCCGACAGCTGGAGGTCCTCCGGGCGGTTTACGAGGAGGGAAGCCAGAACCGGGCCGCGGCTCGCCTCGGCATTGCCGCTCCGGTGCTCAACCGCCACCTCGCCCATATCGAGGCCAAGGCGGGGACGGCGCTACTGTCGGCAAGCCCCCGGGGGACTGACCTCAACGAGGAGGGGGAGCGTATCGCTCTCGAGTACATCGCCCTGAGCAAGCGGGTGGCTTCCACCGGCGGAACGGTGATCGGGGGGACGGTCATCACCGAGGAAATGCTCTTCGCCGCAATGACTGCGGCTGACCCAGATGGTGAATGCGACTTGATCATCTCCGACGATCAGCGCAACCTCAAGGACTTCCGGGCGGGGCTGATGGACATCATTGTCCTTGACGACCCGATGTACCTCTTCGACCTTGAGAGTGTGAGCTGGCAGGAGGTCGCCACCGACCGCCTCCTTCACGTCGATCGCGGGCCCCGCTACGCCAGGTGCATGTACGGGGCGCAGAGGATCGGGTTCCGGCATCTGGAGAGCATCGGTATGGAGTACGCCGTCGTGCGCACCTTCCGCTCCGCTGAGCAGATGGCTTCCTCCGGGCTAAGCTACTTCATCAACGAGTCCCTAGCCTTGAGGAAGGGGCTCAAGGTCAGGAGCGACACAGACCCCTCCAGGCTGGTCCACCAGATTAACGCTGTGTACCGCCGGGAGACCCCTCGGGTGCGTCGGCTGGTGACGGCGCTGAGGAAGGTCGGACGGAGGGTATAA
- the hdrC gene encoding CoB--CoM heterodisulfide reductase subunit C, with translation MSSPKEPSADFAEAVKKQHGGETLMMCFQCGTCTGSCPSGRMTSYRTRKLIRKAQLGLKDDVLKSPDLWMCTTCYTCMERCPRGVEIVDIITVLRNMAVKEGIMSEEHRKVGEYLLANGATIPLNAKYEDAREKLGLSRRPVNTLGDKKALEDFQKVLKATGFDKLIGGA, from the coding sequence TTGTCATCTCCTAAGGAACCGAGCGCAGACTTCGCCGAGGCCGTGAAGAAGCAACACGGCGGCGAGACCTTGATGATGTGCTTCCAGTGCGGTACCTGCACTGGCAGCTGCCCCTCCGGTCGCATGACCTCGTACCGGACCAGAAAGCTCATCCGCAAGGCCCAGCTGGGCCTGAAGGACGACGTCCTGAAGTCCCCCGACCTGTGGATGTGCACCACCTGCTACACTTGCATGGAGCGCTGCCCCCGTGGTGTCGAGATCGTCGACATAATCACCGTCCTGAGGAACATGGCGGTAAAGGAGGGCATAATGTCCGAGGAGCACCGCAAGGTTGGAGAGTACCTCCTGGCCAACGGCGCTACCATCCCCCTCAACGCCAAGTACGAGGACGCCCGCGAGAAGCTGGGCCTGTCCCGCCGCCCAGTGAACACCCTGGGCGACAAGAAAGCCCTCGAGGACTTCCAGAAGGTCCTGAAGGCCACCGGATTCGACAAGCTCATCGGAGGTGCTTGA
- the hdrB gene encoding CoB--CoM heterodisulfide reductase subunit B has protein sequence MAKKYALFLGCVAPARYPGIESSTRAVCKELGLELVELEGAGCCPAPGVIKSFETDAWLAIAARNLALAQNKGADIITICNGCYGSLFDAAHVLHNDPEKLRAVNKILREVGLEYNGDVKVHHFAEVFYKEIGLDHIKSHVKNPLDLKVAVHYGCHFLKPSNIKALDDPERPKLLDELVEVTGAKSVNYKDKMMCCGAGGGVRSGNPALATKFTEEKLKNMKAVGAQYIIDVCPFCHLQFDRTQKDVKGYDIPVIHLAQLYGLALGVPKEKLGLDLQEIPAKI, from the coding sequence ATGGCTAAGAAGTACGCGCTGTTCCTCGGTTGCGTGGCTCCCGCCAGGTACCCTGGGATCGAGTCCTCCACCCGTGCCGTTTGCAAGGAGCTGGGCCTGGAGCTCGTGGAGCTGGAGGGTGCAGGCTGCTGCCCCGCCCCCGGTGTGATCAAGTCCTTCGAGACCGACGCCTGGTTGGCCATCGCCGCCCGGAACCTGGCTCTCGCCCAGAACAAGGGTGCGGACATAATCACCATCTGCAACGGTTGCTACGGATCGCTGTTCGATGCCGCCCACGTGCTGCACAACGACCCGGAGAAGCTCCGCGCCGTCAACAAGATCCTAAGGGAGGTCGGTCTGGAGTACAACGGGGACGTCAAGGTCCACCACTTCGCTGAAGTCTTCTACAAGGAGATCGGCCTGGACCACATCAAGTCCCACGTGAAGAACCCCCTCGACCTCAAGGTCGCCGTCCACTACGGCTGCCACTTCCTCAAGCCCAGCAACATCAAGGCCCTGGACGACCCCGAGCGTCCCAAGCTGCTCGATGAGCTGGTCGAGGTCACCGGCGCCAAGAGCGTGAATTACAAGGACAAGATGATGTGCTGCGGCGCCGGCGGCGGCGTCCGGTCCGGGAACCCTGCCCTGGCCACCAAGTTCACCGAGGAGAAGCTGAAGAACATGAAGGCGGTGGGTGCCCAGTACATCATCGATGTCTGCCCGTTCTGCCACCTGCAGTTCGACAGGACCCAGAAGGACGTCAAGGGATACGACATCCCGGTAATCCACCTGGCCCAGCTCTATGGCCTCGCTCTTGGCGTGCCCAAGGAGAAGCTCGGCCTCGATCTCCAAGAGATCCCGGCGAAGATCTAA
- a CDS encoding 30S ribosomal protein S3ae, with translation MAVKKAKTAARKVKDKWKAKEWYKLYAPRMFNQVELGETPSSDPAALMGRISEVTVHELTGDFSKMHIKIRFSVNDVRGLEAHTTFIGHDLTSDYVRRLTRRKRTKTDHVVDVRTKDGFKVRIKPMSITEQRIQAAQETAIRNIMTSTLTDLAANMTVSELVKAIITGDLSKDLSNAAKVIIPIKRIEVRRSEVLEAGTAAADEPSIQERFGQEAAEQAAAQAAMAPAEEAPAEEEAPAEEEVSEPAESEENLENVD, from the coding sequence ATGGCGGTTAAGAAGGCGAAGACGGCAGCGCGTAAGGTCAAGGACAAGTGGAAGGCAAAGGAGTGGTACAAGCTATATGCTCCCCGGATGTTCAACCAGGTAGAGCTCGGCGAGACCCCCAGCTCCGACCCTGCTGCGCTGATGGGAAGGATCAGCGAGGTCACCGTCCACGAGCTGACCGGCGACTTCTCCAAAATGCACATCAAGATCCGCTTCAGCGTCAACGACGTTCGCGGCTTGGAGGCACACACCACCTTCATCGGCCATGACCTCACCAGCGACTACGTCCGCAGGCTCACCCGGAGGAAGAGGACCAAGACCGACCACGTCGTCGATGTCCGCACCAAGGACGGGTTCAAGGTCCGCATCAAGCCGATGAGCATCACTGAGCAGAGGATCCAGGCGGCACAGGAAACCGCTATTAGGAACATCATGACCAGCACCCTCACGGACCTGGCAGCCAACATGACAGTGTCCGAACTGGTGAAGGCCATCATCACTGGTGATCTGTCCAAGGACCTATCCAACGCAGCCAAGGTCATCATCCCTATCAAGAGGATAGAGGTCCGCAGGAGCGAGGTCCTGGAGGCCGGTACTGCGGCCGCCGACGAGCCGAGCATCCAAGAGAGATTCGGCCAGGAAGCGGCGGAGCAGGCGGCAGCACAGGCCGCCATGGCTCCGGCGGAGGAAGCCCCCGCTGAGGAAGAGGCCCCGGCGGAGGAAGAGGTCTCCGAGCCCGCGGAGAGCGAGGAGAATCTCGAAAACGTAGACTGA
- a CDS encoding ArsA family ATPase: MRLIIYTGKGGVGKTSVAAATALRAARMGYRTLLMSTDAAHSVSDSLEVPLSGSITRVEKNLDAIEIDMLHELETRWKEVQKYVSDFFMSQGMDGITSKEMAVMPGMELMSALFYIDDFYNRDAYDVIVMDTAPTGETLRLLSFPEVSEWYTDRLYGVVKNMLRFARVTVGKVMSTPLPSDELLKDLEVLGSRMQSVQKILMDSEITSVRLVVNPEKMVINETKRAFTYMCLYGLTVDCLVVNRLIPEGSDGYFKGKMEEQEKYMQIINESFNPLKVLKAYQLPLELVGIKSLETLGNMVFGDVDPVTHFSTDKPMDIYSNDGMDIISLKLPFTMKDTVNLYMSGDNLLVEVGHYRRSIALPTTFARREPSKAEFKDGRLLIMFRSDRDGGKHRTK; the protein is encoded by the coding sequence TTGAGGTTGATAATCTATACTGGGAAGGGTGGAGTGGGGAAGACCTCGGTCGCCGCTGCCACCGCCCTGCGAGCCGCCCGGATGGGCTACCGAACCCTTCTGATGTCCACGGATGCGGCCCACTCGGTGTCCGACTCCCTCGAGGTGCCCTTGTCGGGCAGCATAACCAGGGTCGAGAAGAATCTCGATGCCATCGAGATCGACATGCTCCATGAGCTGGAGACCCGGTGGAAGGAGGTCCAGAAGTATGTTTCTGACTTCTTCATGTCCCAGGGGATGGACGGGATCACGTCGAAGGAGATGGCCGTCATGCCGGGCATGGAGCTGATGTCTGCCCTGTTCTACATCGATGACTTCTACAACCGCGATGCCTACGACGTGATCGTGATGGACACCGCCCCCACCGGAGAGACGCTCCGGCTGCTGAGCTTCCCCGAGGTCTCGGAGTGGTACACCGACCGGCTGTATGGCGTGGTCAAGAACATGCTCCGCTTCGCGCGCGTCACCGTGGGTAAGGTGATGAGCACCCCCCTGCCCTCGGACGAACTGCTCAAGGACCTCGAGGTCCTGGGGTCCAGGATGCAATCGGTCCAGAAGATCCTGATGGACTCCGAGATAACTTCCGTCCGCCTGGTGGTGAACCCGGAGAAGATGGTCATAAATGAGACCAAGCGGGCGTTCACCTACATGTGCCTCTATGGCCTCACCGTTGATTGCCTTGTAGTCAACCGGCTGATACCCGAGGGCAGCGATGGTTACTTCAAGGGGAAGATGGAAGAGCAGGAGAAGTACATGCAGATCATCAACGAGTCCTTCAACCCTCTCAAGGTGCTCAAGGCCTACCAGCTCCCCCTGGAGCTGGTCGGGATCAAGTCACTGGAGACGCTGGGAAACATGGTGTTCGGGGATGTCGACCCGGTCACCCACTTCTCCACCGACAAGCCGATGGACATATATTCCAACGACGGCATGGACATTATATCGCTGAAGCTCCCCTTCACCATGAAGGATACCGTCAACCTGTATATGTCTGGCGATAACCTGCTGGTGGAGGTGGGGCACTATCGACGGTCCATCGCCCTTCCGACAACATTCGCTAGGAGGGAGCCCAGCAAGGCCGAGTTCAAGGACGGTCGGTTGCTGATCATGTTCAGGAGTGATAGGGATGGAGGAAAACACCGGACAAAATGA
- a CDS encoding CBS domain-containing protein, translated as MAMERARDIYVEEIMSKVPVVGSPDLTARDLAVLMRAMKVGSVIIIKDGCPMGIVTERDFVEKLVAEDLQPGEVRAEDIMSAPLVTVKPRESVAEAGRKMARLQLRRLPVVVDGRLMGMLTENDITRLSPSLIEITREWKNINAPAEDIREAESLIGYCENCGNYSYNLKQTGMASGRGPLLCAECREIFVQDPIE; from the coding sequence GCCAGTCGTCGGCAGTCCCGACCTTACGGCCAGGGATCTTGCCGTCCTGATGAGGGCCATGAAGGTCGGTAGCGTAATCATCATCAAGGACGGGTGCCCCATGGGCATCGTCACCGAGCGGGACTTCGTCGAAAAGCTGGTCGCCGAGGACCTGCAGCCGGGAGAGGTGAGAGCGGAGGACATCATGTCCGCCCCGCTAGTCACGGTGAAGCCCCGGGAGAGCGTGGCCGAGGCCGGGCGTAAAATGGCTCGCCTCCAGCTGCGCCGGTTGCCGGTGGTGGTGGACGGTCGTCTGATGGGCATGCTCACGGAGAACGATATCACCCGGCTGTCGCCCTCCCTGATCGAGATCACCCGGGAGTGGAAGAACATCAACGCTCCGGCGGAGGATATCAGGGAGGCGGAATCCCTCATAGGCTACTGTGAAAACTGCGGCAACTACTCGTACAATCTGAAACAGACCGGGATGGCGTCCGGCCGCGGTCCGCTGCTGTGCGCGGAGTGCCGCGAGATTTTCGTCCAGGACCCGATCGAATGA